The following are encoded in a window of Acidobacteriota bacterium genomic DNA:
- a CDS encoding histidinol phosphatase, whose protein sequence is MQRQKTYLTILVVALFTLIIPVARFSAQSFGASKLGIGRKYSTIERMNLERLRAVNADKLKIQQGRHAVKLQTGFGEYKAILHAHAEDSAHTGGTRPELLAAAKRGGVKIIMLTDHVRPPKDFIADSWRGMRDGVLFIPGAESEGFLVYPQRSIIQAHINKSIKSREEYVQLVKEPVGQNRGDIFLSHVEEKGDWDTSQLDGLEIYNIHSDLLDEAEFVRWLQGAFVNPGRLKQLEAALNEFPAETFGALQDYLPTIIAKWDRDLPAHRLTGVAANDCHHNQRFTVTAVAEDAIEVTAFPDPPRKFTTRQAPGIAEMLKGRKTGEVIAKLDFDPYERSLTFVATHILLKELNEPAVRQALRQGHAFVAHDWLCDATGFAFVAERGGKRIGVMGDEVKLEPGLNLRLAAPAKGTIKLFHNGQPVQETASDRLDFIVKEAGIYRAEVWLTLDGEQRPWIYANPIYVR, encoded by the coding sequence ATGCAACGACAAAAAACCTACTTAACAATCTTGGTAGTTGCCTTGTTCACTCTGATAATTCCAGTCGCTCGCTTCTCTGCGCAATCGTTTGGGGCAAGCAAGCTTGGCATTGGCCGCAAGTATTCCACCATCGAACGCATGAACCTGGAACGGTTGCGCGCGGTGAATGCGGACAAGCTGAAAATTCAGCAGGGGCGCCATGCCGTGAAGCTGCAAACGGGCTTTGGTGAGTACAAGGCTATTCTGCACGCACACGCCGAAGATTCGGCGCATACCGGCGGAACTCGGCCAGAGTTGTTGGCGGCGGCTAAACGAGGCGGCGTGAAGATCATTATGTTGACCGATCACGTGCGGCCTCCGAAAGATTTTATTGCCGACAGTTGGCGCGGCATGCGCGATGGCGTGCTGTTCATTCCCGGCGCCGAAAGCGAAGGCTTTCTGGTTTACCCGCAGCGTTCGATCATTCAGGCGCACATCAACAAAAGCATCAAATCGCGCGAAGAATATGTCCAGTTGGTGAAAGAACCAGTTGGACAGAATCGCGGCGACATCTTTTTGTCGCACGTCGAAGAAAAAGGCGATTGGGATACCAGCCAACTGGACGGGCTGGAAATTTACAACATACATTCCGACTTGCTGGATGAAGCGGAGTTTGTTCGCTGGCTGCAAGGCGCGTTCGTGAATCCCGGACGGTTGAAACAGTTGGAAGCTGCGCTCAATGAATTCCCCGCCGAAACCTTCGGCGCATTGCAGGATTATTTGCCGACCATCATCGCCAAATGGGACAGAGATTTGCCCGCGCACCGTCTGACCGGCGTTGCCGCCAACGATTGCCACCACAACCAACGCTTCACCGTCACAGCCGTTGCCGAAGACGCCATCGAAGTCACGGCTTTCCCTGACCCGCCGCGCAAATTCACAACCAGGCAAGCTCCGGGAATTGCTGAAATGCTGAAGGGCCGCAAAACCGGCGAGGTGATTGCCAAACTGGATTTCGATCCTTACGAACGAAGTCTGACGTTTGTGGCGACGCATATTCTGTTGAAAGAGTTGAACGAGCCAGCAGTGCGCCAGGCGTTGCGCCAGGGACATGCCTTTGTCGCGCACGATTGGTTATGTGATGCGACGGGCTTTGCGTTTGTTGCGGAACGAGGCGGCAAACGGATTGGCGTGATGGGCGACGAAGTGAAGTTGGAACCAGGATTGAATCTGCGGCTGGCTGCGCCTGCCAAAGGAACGATCAAGTTGTTCCACAACGGACAACCAGTGCAAGAAACTGCCTCCGACAGGTTGGATTTCATCGTAAAGGAAGCAGGAATTTATCGCGCGGAGGTTTGGTTAACGCTGGATGGCGAACAGCGCCCGTGGATTTACGCCAATCCGATTTACGTTCGGTAA
- a CDS encoding PD40 domain-containing protein produces the protein MTADGSGRRQVTDDAVFEYNPVATPDGRYLVFLSTRSGKDCLWRTDVDSSHAVQLTDDFLGLVFDLSPDGRWIVFQLPNSSGKAALYKVSIDGGGLVLVADRPCVRVAITIWGFDLSRDGKQLVIARGGQSADVLLISEVK, from the coding sequence ATGACTGCCGACGGTAGCGGCAGACGACAAGTAACGGATGATGCGGTCTTTGAGTACAATCCCGTGGCGACACCCGACGGGCGCTACCTCGTCTTCTTGTCAACGCGCTCCGGCAAAGACTGCCTCTGGCGCACGGACGTTGACAGCAGCCACGCTGTCCAACTGACAGATGATTTCTTAGGCCTTGTGTTCGATCTGTCGCCGGATGGGCGCTGGATCGTTTTCCAGCTTCCCAATTCATCCGGGAAGGCGGCGCTGTACAAAGTTTCGATTGACGGTGGCGGCCTCGTGCTGGTGGCTGATCGGCCATGTGTCAGGGTTGCGATTACGATCTGGGGCTTCGATCTTTCGCGCGACGGCAAACAGTTGGTCATCGCGCGTGGCGGCCAAAGCGCCGACGTGTTGCTAATCAGCGAGGTCAAATAA
- a CDS encoding protein kinase, whose translation MSLLSGTQLGAYEMLSLVGKGGMGEVYRAKDTRLDREVAIKVLPADFANNVDRLKRFEQEARATSALNHPNILTVHEFGLHESAPYIVAELLEGEELRAILKRNAMELPSALDCAQQIAAGLADDCRR comes from the coding sequence ATGTCGCTTCTGTCCGGCACGCAGCTTGGCGCGTATGAAATGCTCTCCCTGGTCGGCAAAGGCGGGATGGGCGAAGTCTATCGCGCCAAAGACACGCGGCTCGACCGCGAAGTCGCCATTAAAGTTCTGCCTGCTGATTTCGCCAACAACGTAGACCGGCTTAAACGTTTCGAGCAGGAAGCGCGGGCGACTTCAGCGCTGAATCATCCGAACATCCTGACCGTTCATGAATTCGGCCTTCATGAAAGCGCGCCCTACATCGTCGCCGAACTGCTGGAAGGCGAAGAACTGCGCGCAATATTGAAGCGAAACGCGATGGAATTGCCGAGCGCATTGGATTGCGCCCAACAGATTGCCGCCGGTTTAGCTGATGACTGCCGACGGTAG
- a CDS encoding 2-oxoacid:acceptor oxidoreductase family protein, producing MKTKAPYPGIRVTANGNQLVSYHTETRIAEVGVFYPITPSTEGGELYHQAFAEGKLDVFGHNTLAIEAEGEHAAQGGAIAHSVCGKRVVNYTSGQGIVYGVEQYYHAPGKCSTMVLEVGARALTKHALNVHCGHDDVYGALDTGWIIVFGKDAQQAADQALILRRVTEFSLTPGMNVMDGFLTSHLERTFYKHEAELIRQYLGAPDDIIPCPTESQRQLFGPTRRRVPAMIDLKNPVLLGPVQNQEHYMQGVVARRNNFTEPILDFFEAAYAEFGKLTGRYYGLVSQYRCEDADTVFVSLGSAAENIEAAVDYLREQRGAKVGSIHLNVFRPFPEAAVVQALAGKRNVIILERTDEPMAGDNPMGRDIRTALNKALQHEAGLPSITVEQMPRLFNGVYGLGSRDFRPEHTIGAYEFATGQRARKDGKRAQDGASFIVLGVDHPYEVKSEDTPSLLPEHAIAVRFHSIGGWGAITTGKNLGAIIGDFNDFLYERDGVVDEFGNPKEIIHISANPKYGSEKKGAPTSYFMVAAPARVRVNCDLRHVNVVLCCDPKAFTHCNPLDGMAEGGCLVWESEEEGEQAWERLPLWARKQIIEHNIRVFTLPGFQIARKATDRADLQLRMQGNAFLGAFFAVSPLLEEFGISQKQFREVVHKQYVKKFSRLGDAVVASNMEVMTQGFERVREINIGAIEAPDRSTLRGQAILPVLNGNAEACGCRSHDHPAGQTARTPYTQMAEFNALFRAGLGYDQPASAYSALGVMAAGSGDTASKYVARRETPLYIPENCTQCMECISVCPDTALPNCAQDLETLLRTAITSYVSDAGERQKMLQLLPEIESRTHALMRENVKNGGTPLPQLIQQVTNEVNGFSAVAKQELFTVLDKIPMAYQKVNAIFATPEKKQPGGGGVFSIFVSDLCKGCAACVTACGEHQALRMVQETEEVNAEHETGTAFLNLLPDTPQKYLGLYNDARPQDSRTATLRNMLMVRRNYDALVSGDGACAGCGEKSILRSITAVTEAYMRPIYHAKADRFNAKATQLDQLGVQKLVELKQRSEAEYVLFRQTVAHLLMGLGGEDEKDTKARIATHGPISDAEIIAALTAVLRQEAFNHKQLQSVDGRLANGQAVMAMAAHTGCNTVYGSTPPNNPHPYPWMNSLFQDGITVGWLLGESFIVDHGRRSVLPERLADALLEREQEIITPREYYEYVHFSDALMTDQEIIELPKVWVVGGDGGMGDIGYQNMSKVMLQNRPNVKAVMLDTQVYSNTGGQNSDSTPMLGGNDMNVFGAASQGKNIEKKTVAETFLAGHGSPFVAQISIANAPRLYKAILDGLEYRGTAFLQCFTTCQPEHGVADDMALTQAQRVRDSRGAPEFVFNPRLGETYQEALDIKGNPSAELDWYVTKFKGTNEPYHYTVAHWCATEARFRNHLKKINAEDAAKLVSLDNMLVRITQQDVVYRRYLHPEHRSYVPDFGVYIKIPGANGEVEYRSLSRQLVLFCVERRKAWRMLQSKAGVVNKEYQAQRSILADFDAGKLSREELFARGEELLREHVQSMANAKR from the coding sequence ATGAAGACCAAGGCTCCATATCCCGGTATCCGGGTCACTGCCAACGGAAACCAACTGGTTTCTTACCACACTGAAACGCGCATTGCTGAGGTGGGAGTGTTTTACCCCATCACGCCTTCGACCGAAGGCGGCGAGTTGTACCATCAGGCGTTTGCCGAGGGCAAACTCGATGTTTTTGGTCACAACACACTCGCCATCGAAGCCGAAGGCGAACACGCGGCTCAAGGCGGGGCCATCGCCCACTCGGTCTGTGGCAAGCGCGTCGTCAACTACACTTCGGGACAGGGCATCGTATACGGTGTCGAACAGTACTATCACGCACCCGGCAAATGCTCGACGATGGTGTTGGAAGTCGGCGCGCGCGCGCTCACCAAACACGCGCTGAACGTGCATTGCGGCCACGACGATGTTTACGGCGCGCTCGACACGGGCTGGATCATTGTCTTTGGCAAAGATGCGCAACAGGCTGCCGACCAGGCGTTGATCTTGCGCCGTGTGACTGAATTCAGCCTGACACCCGGCATGAACGTGATGGATGGCTTTCTGACTTCGCATCTGGAACGCACATTTTATAAACACGAAGCCGAACTGATTCGCCAATACCTGGGCGCGCCCGACGACATCATTCCTTGCCCGACGGAAAGTCAGCGACAACTCTTTGGTCCGACACGCCGCCGCGTTCCCGCGATGATTGATCTGAAAAATCCCGTGCTGCTCGGTCCTGTGCAAAATCAGGAGCATTACATGCAGGGCGTCGTCGCGCGGCGCAACAACTTCACGGAACCGATTCTGGACTTTTTTGAAGCGGCTTACGCTGAGTTCGGCAAGCTTACAGGGCGTTATTACGGTCTGGTCAGCCAATACAGATGCGAGGACGCCGATACCGTTTTCGTGTCATTAGGGTCTGCCGCCGAAAACATCGAAGCCGCCGTTGATTACCTGCGCGAACAGCGGGGCGCGAAGGTTGGTTCGATTCACCTCAACGTATTTCGCCCTTTCCCGGAAGCGGCGGTGGTGCAGGCGTTGGCTGGCAAACGGAATGTCATCATTCTCGAACGTACCGACGAACCAATGGCGGGCGACAATCCGATGGGCCGCGATATTCGCACGGCGTTGAACAAAGCCCTGCAACACGAGGCCGGTTTGCCGTCCATCACGGTTGAACAGATGCCGCGTTTGTTCAATGGCGTTTACGGCCTCGGTTCACGTGATTTCAGGCCTGAACACACGATCGGCGCGTATGAATTTGCCACCGGCCAACGCGCGCGCAAGGATGGCAAACGAGCGCAGGATGGCGCGTCATTCATTGTGCTGGGCGTAGACCATCCGTACGAAGTGAAGTCGGAGGACACGCCGTCGCTGTTGCCTGAACACGCGATTGCAGTGCGATTTCATTCCATCGGTGGTTGGGGCGCGATTACGACAGGCAAGAACCTCGGCGCGATCATTGGCGATTTCAACGACTTTTTGTATGAACGCGATGGCGTCGTAGACGAGTTCGGCAATCCCAAAGAAATCATTCACATCAGCGCCAACCCGAAATACGGATCTGAGAAAAAGGGGGCGCCGACTTCGTATTTCATGGTTGCGGCGCCTGCGCGCGTGCGGGTGAATTGTGATTTGCGCCACGTCAATGTGGTGCTGTGCTGCGACCCCAAAGCCTTTACACATTGCAACCCGCTCGACGGCATGGCCGAAGGCGGTTGTCTTGTCTGGGAATCTGAAGAAGAAGGCGAACAGGCCTGGGAGCGGTTACCGCTGTGGGCGCGCAAGCAAATCATCGAACACAATATCCGCGTCTTCACGCTGCCCGGTTTTCAGATCGCGCGCAAAGCGACCGACCGCGCCGACCTGCAATTGCGTATGCAAGGCAATGCTTTTCTCGGCGCTTTCTTTGCCGTCTCGCCGCTGCTTGAAGAATTCGGCATCAGCCAGAAACAATTCCGCGAAGTCGTACACAAGCAATACGTCAAGAAATTCAGCCGCCTGGGCGACGCGGTCGTGGCCTCGAATATGGAAGTGATGACGCAAGGTTTTGAGCGAGTGCGCGAAATCAACATTGGTGCAATCGAAGCGCCTGACCGTTCCACCCTGCGCGGACAGGCCATCTTGCCGGTGCTCAATGGAAATGCGGAGGCTTGCGGTTGCCGTTCACACGATCACCCTGCGGGACAAACGGCGCGTACGCCTTACACTCAAATGGCGGAGTTCAATGCGCTGTTCCGCGCAGGGTTGGGGTACGATCAACCGGCTTCGGCGTATTCCGCGCTGGGCGTGATGGCGGCGGGCAGCGGCGACACGGCGTCGAAATACGTCGCCCGGCGTGAAACGCCGTTGTACATTCCCGAAAATTGCACGCAATGCATGGAATGCATTTCGGTCTGCCCCGACACAGCCCTGCCCAATTGCGCGCAAGATTTGGAAACACTGTTGCGCACGGCCATTACCAGCTACGTCAGCGATGCGGGCGAACGGCAAAAGATGCTCCAGCTCTTGCCTGAAATCGAAAGCCGCACACACGCGCTGATGCGCGAGAACGTGAAAAATGGCGGAACGCCGCTGCCGCAACTCATCCAGCAGGTCACTAATGAAGTGAATGGGTTTTCCGCTGTGGCCAAACAGGAGTTGTTCACCGTGCTGGACAAAATCCCGATGGCCTATCAAAAGGTCAACGCGATCTTTGCGACGCCCGAAAAGAAACAGCCCGGCGGCGGCGGCGTGTTTTCGATTTTCGTTTCGGACTTGTGCAAGGGCTGCGCAGCCTGCGTGACGGCCTGTGGAGAGCATCAGGCTCTGCGAATGGTGCAGGAAACCGAAGAGGTCAACGCCGAACACGAAACGGGCACGGCCTTTCTGAACCTGCTGCCCGACACGCCGCAAAAGTATCTGGGCCTGTACAACGACGCGCGCCCGCAGGATTCCAGAACTGCGACGTTGCGCAACATGTTGATGGTGCGGCGCAATTACGACGCGCTGGTGTCCGGCGACGGGGCCTGTGCGGGTTGCGGCGAAAAGAGCATTTTGCGCTCCATTACCGCTGTGACTGAGGCGTATATGCGCCCGATCTATCACGCCAAAGCCGACCGCTTTAACGCGAAGGCTACACAGCTCGATCAACTCGGCGTGCAGAAGCTGGTTGAACTCAAACAACGCAGCGAAGCGGAATATGTGCTCTTTCGCCAAACCGTCGCGCATCTGTTGATGGGATTGGGCGGCGAAGACGAAAAAGACACCAAAGCGCGCATCGCCACGCACGGACCGATCAGTGATGCCGAAATCATCGCGGCGTTAACTGCGGTCTTGCGGCAGGAAGCCTTCAACCACAAACAATTGCAATCGGTGGACGGACGCCTGGCCAACGGTCAGGCCGTGATGGCGATGGCTGCGCACACCGGTTGCAACACCGTTTACGGCTCGACGCCACCGAACAATCCACATCCGTACCCGTGGATGAATTCGCTTTTCCAGGACGGCATCACCGTAGGCTGGTTGCTCGGCGAAAGCTTTATCGTGGATCACGGACGCCGCTCAGTGCTTCCCGAACGGCTGGCAGACGCTTTGCTCGAACGTGAGCAGGAAATCATCACGCCACGCGAATACTACGAATACGTGCATTTCAGCGATGCGCTGATGACCGATCAGGAAATCATCGAACTGCCCAAAGTCTGGGTCGTTGGCGGTGACGGCGGCATGGGCGACATCGGCTATCAGAACATGTCAAAGGTCATGTTGCAGAATCGTCCCAACGTCAAAGCCGTCATGCTGGACACACAGGTCTATTCCAACACTGGCGGGCAAAATTCCGATTCGACGCCAATGTTGGGCGGCAATGACATGAACGTTTTCGGTGCGGCCTCGCAAGGCAAAAACATCGAAAAGAAAACCGTTGCCGAAACCTTCCTGGCCGGTCACGGTTCGCCATTTGTCGCACAGATTTCCATTGCCAATGCGCCGCGACTTTACAAAGCGATTCTCGACGGTCTGGAATATCGCGGCACGGCTTTCCTGCAATGTTTCACCACCTGCCAGCCGGAACACGGTGTGGCTGATGACATGGCGCTGACGCAAGCACAACGTGTGCGCGATTCCCGCGGAGCGCCGGAATTCGTTTTCAACCCTCGCTTGGGCGAAACCTATCAGGAAGCCCTGGACATCAAAGGCAATCCATCCGCCGAATTGGATTGGTATGTCACGAAGTTCAAGGGCACGAATGAGCCTTACCATTACACGGTTGCTCACTGGTGCGCGACTGAAGCTCGATTCCGCAACCATCTGAAAAAGATCAACGCCGAAGACGCTGCCAAACTGGTCTCGCTGGACAACATGCTGGTGCGCATCACTCAACAGGATGTGGTGTATCGTCGTTATCTGCACCCGGAACATCGTTCCTACGTACCCGACTTCGGCGTTTACATCAAAATCCCCGGGGCGAATGGCGAAGTTGAATATCGTTCGCTTTCGCGACAACTGGTGCTGTTCTGTGTCGAACGTCGCAAGGCCTGGCGGATGCTGCAAAGCAAGGCGGGCGTTGTAAACAAGGAATATCAGGCCCAGCGTTCGATTCTGGCGGATTTTGACGCCGGGAAGCTTTCGCGAGAGGAACTGTTTGCGCGTGGCGAAGAACTGTTGCGGGAACACGTGCAAAGCATGGCGAACGCGAAACGATAG
- a CDS encoding FAD-dependent monooxygenase, protein MKPRYDVIVVGARVAGAATAMLLARAGLHVLVVDRSAYGSDTLSTHALMRAGVMQLHRWGVLDRIVKAGTPPIRRTTFHYGAEMVPVEMKDRDGVNALYAPRRTVLDAALTDAAHEAGADVVHGATVTNLLHGQTGRVCGVALTDAEGASRHIEAGIVIGADGARSSVARAVGAETTREGNTATAVLYGYWHGLELDGTHWNFGLDVASGAIPTNDDLTCVFVAMRPRRYEAQRPGGFDKLYAEAIREADPELAGAVAHAQRVGKFYPFAGRRGFIRQSWGRGWALVGDAACFKDPLTAHGITDALRDAELLANAVIAGTDSALDGYQSERDAFAVEFLDLSDEIASFDWDLEQIKALHFRLSKLMNRECDFVRSFDDVLQVALCA, encoded by the coding sequence CTGAAACCTCGTTACGACGTTATCGTCGTTGGCGCTCGCGTAGCCGGTGCGGCCACAGCGATGCTTCTGGCTCGCGCCGGATTACACGTCCTGGTCGTTGACCGTAGCGCGTATGGAAGCGACACCTTGTCCACTCACGCATTGATGCGCGCGGGGGTGATGCAGCTTCATCGTTGGGGTGTGCTCGATCGCATCGTGAAAGCGGGAACTCCGCCGATCCGCAGGACGACGTTTCATTACGGAGCCGAGATGGTTCCGGTTGAAATGAAGGATCGCGATGGTGTGAACGCGCTCTATGCTCCGCGTCGAACCGTATTGGATGCAGCGCTTACCGATGCCGCGCACGAAGCCGGGGCAGACGTTGTGCACGGAGCAACGGTAACGAATCTGCTGCATGGCCAGACGGGACGCGTGTGCGGCGTAGCTCTCACCGATGCCGAAGGCGCGTCGCGGCACATTGAAGCCGGAATTGTGATCGGTGCCGACGGCGCGCGTTCAAGCGTGGCGCGGGCTGTTGGCGCGGAAACGACGCGCGAAGGAAATACTGCGACGGCGGTTCTTTACGGTTACTGGCATGGACTTGAGCTGGATGGAACGCACTGGAACTTCGGCTTGGACGTAGCCTCCGGCGCGATTCCAACCAACGATGATCTGACTTGTGTGTTCGTCGCAATGCGGCCCAGGCGTTACGAGGCACAACGCCCGGGAGGTTTCGATAAGCTGTATGCTGAAGCGATCAGAGAGGCTGATCCGGAACTGGCCGGGGCGGTCGCCCATGCCCAACGCGTCGGCAAGTTTTACCCATTCGCCGGTCGTCGCGGATTCATTCGGCAGTCCTGGGGACGTGGTTGGGCGCTGGTCGGCGATGCGGCATGTTTCAAGGATCCGCTTACCGCACATGGCATAACCGATGCTCTGCGCGATGCGGAATTGCTCGCCAACGCGGTTATCGCGGGGACAGACTCCGCGCTAGATGGGTATCAGTCGGAACGTGACGCATTCGCAGTGGAGTTTCTTGACTTGTCCGACGAAATCGCTTCCTTCGATTGGGACCTGGAACAGATCAAAGCGCTACATTTTCGTTTGAGCAAGCTGATGAATCGCGAATGCGACTTCGTGCGTTCGTTCGATGATGTATTGCAGGTGGCGCTCTGTGCTTAA
- a CDS encoding peroxidase-related enzyme (This protein belongs to a clade of uncharacterized proteins related to peroxidases such as the alkylhydroperoxidase AhpD.): MAFIATIPEDYAPDDVKQMYAQNLEKQGYIPNYSRVFSHRPQVMEAWGNLLRAIKGNLDMRRFELATLAAARALKNSYCSLAHGSILRQKFYSSEQLTLIAKDYRSADLTPAEIAMMAYAEQIARDASAVTENQIQDLRDHGFSDAEIFDIATTAAARCFFAKTLDALGAEPDEIYWELEESLRQTLTVGRPIVERR, from the coding sequence ATGGCCTTTATTGCGACAATTCCGGAAGATTACGCGCCAGACGATGTGAAGCAAATGTACGCTCAGAATCTGGAGAAGCAGGGATACATTCCCAACTATTCCCGCGTCTTCAGTCATCGCCCGCAAGTGATGGAGGCGTGGGGAAATTTGCTGCGAGCCATCAAAGGCAATCTGGATATGCGGCGGTTTGAATTGGCGACACTGGCGGCGGCGCGTGCCCTGAAGAATTCGTATTGCTCGCTGGCCCATGGCTCCATCCTGCGCCAGAAATTTTACAGCTCGGAACAACTGACCTTGATCGCAAAGGATTATCGAAGCGCGGATTTGACTCCGGCGGAAATTGCGATGATGGCGTATGCGGAACAGATTGCGCGCGATGCTTCGGCAGTTACCGAAAATCAGATACAGGACTTGCGCGACCATGGCTTTTCCGACGCCGAAATTTTCGATATCGCGACGACGGCAGCAGCGCGTTGCTTTTTCGCCAAAACACTGGATGCGTTAGGAGCCGAGCCGGATGAAATCTATTGGGAGTTGGAAGAATCACTTCGGCAGACTTTAACCGTAGGCCGCCCCATTGTTGAGCGGCGTTGA
- a CDS encoding MaoC family dehydratase, with protein MTDMHNAWPMGKPQVGQRAELTRDISQDDIEIFTAISGDRNPLHYDEEFAKATKFGGIIVQGGVTSAILNAVAAEKLPGPGTVFLHVDWSFKAPVRPGDRITGAVEVTSVRTDKPITELKTTVTRADGTVVLEGNALCYTMPFPQSAR; from the coding sequence ATGACTGATATGCACAACGCCTGGCCGATGGGCAAACCCCAGGTCGGTCAGCGGGCAGAGCTGACACGAGACATCTCACAAGATGACATCGAAATCTTCACCGCCATATCCGGAGACCGCAATCCGCTGCATTACGACGAAGAGTTCGCCAAAGCGACGAAGTTCGGCGGGATCATTGTCCAGGGCGGAGTCACAAGCGCGATTCTGAACGCAGTTGCCGCTGAAAAGCTGCCCGGTCCGGGAACGGTGTTCCTGCATGTGGATTGGAGCTTCAAAGCGCCGGTCAGGCCGGGGGATAGAATCACCGGCGCTGTGGAAGTTACGAGCGTCCGTACCGACAAACCGATAACGGAATTGAAAACCACCGTCACGCGAGCCGATGGCACGGTTGTTCTGGAGGGAAATGCGTTGTGTTACACGATGCCGTTTCCGCAATCCGCCAGATAA
- a CDS encoding DMT family transporter, whose amino-acid sequence MRLVIVTTVTLVAFAANSILCRLALGANLIDPVLFTALRLVSGAVALTIVSDVLPESQSPKGKGGDWVSGFALFAYAIAFSLAYVSLGAGTGALILFGTVQVTMIGAALKSGERLKLAQWVGLTAAISGLTYLVLPGLSAPDPIGALLMCLAGMAWSVYSIRGKCVSAPISMTAGNFLRSAPLALIAVAIVPYPAHLKFPGIVLALISGVITSGLGYVFWYKALRGLTTTQASAAQLLVPVFAALGGVAFLSEQAPLRLIIASALILGGVALTLRKTNRDIVLFALKSGK is encoded by the coding sequence ATGCGCCTTGTAATTGTCACGACGGTAACGCTGGTCGCTTTCGCCGCCAACTCCATCCTCTGCCGCCTGGCGCTGGGGGCGAATCTCATTGACCCGGTGTTGTTCACTGCGTTGCGACTGGTGAGCGGCGCAGTGGCGTTGACGATTGTTTCTGATGTCTTGCCGGAATCACAATCGCCGAAGGGGAAGGGCGGAGATTGGGTTTCCGGATTCGCGCTGTTCGCATACGCAATCGCATTTTCCCTGGCCTATGTTTCGCTCGGCGCAGGGACGGGCGCGCTCATACTGTTCGGAACTGTGCAGGTGACAATGATCGGCGCAGCGCTGAAATCAGGCGAGCGTCTCAAATTGGCGCAGTGGGTTGGATTGACGGCTGCAATCAGTGGGCTGACTTATCTCGTACTGCCTGGGCTTTCGGCTCCCGACCCAATCGGTGCATTGCTGATGTGTTTGGCTGGGATGGCCTGGAGTGTGTATTCGATCCGCGGGAAGTGCGTTTCCGCGCCGATTTCCATGACTGCGGGCAACTTTCTTCGGTCGGCTCCCTTGGCTCTCATTGCCGTCGCGATCGTTCCTTACCCGGCTCACTTGAAATTCCCGGGCATTGTGCTCGCTCTGATCTCCGGGGTCATAACGTCCGGGCTGGGGTACGTCTTTTGGTACAAAGCGTTGCGGGGCCTCACGACAACTCAGGCCTCCGCGGCGCAACTTCTGGTCCCGGTCTTTGCCGCCCTCGGCGGCGTCGCATTCCTTTCCGAACAAGCGCCCCTGAGATTGATCATCGCGAGCGCCCTGATTCTTGGGGGAGTGGCGCTGACCCTCCGAAAAACCAATCGAGATATCGTCCTTTTCGCACTCAAGTCCGGGAAATAA